CAAAGTCTCAAACTGaacggctaaaaaaaaaaaaaaaaaaatgaaatgttagtAAGAACTACAAACTGCCCATCAAGTGACTGGtacattttatgtaaatatatgtattttatctAAATATATGAATTGAAATTCCCTAATTCTGAAGACTCAGAATATTTTACTGGACAATATTTTACTGTAGCTTATAAAGCAGAAGTTCCTTCTGGTCCTACATTGGTATATTTCTATTGACATGTAACaacaaatgtatttctttaacTATATGGagctttgtttacatttctCCTTTTCTAATGTCTAATACTGAGCTGCCCATCAAATAGATATTAGAGCCtgacttttctgtttttaatgagaCATTTCAGCTAAAGCTACAACAACAGATGCAAAGAAGAGAACTGCACCGCAGATGTTACACGTGACTAAACTAGATCTGGACTCTTGACATGCAATCATACTTGCTCGCCCCAATCTACCTAAGATTTCTCAACATGCAATACCAGCAATGTATTAATGTTAAGGATTTTACTTGGAATAAGGGCACAGTCAGTTTCAGCTTAggtatactatatatacactacacaacactggcTGTAAACATCAGTTACATTATCTGGACCAGAAATATGGGAGTAATTGTCTGTACACATTTTTGTGCAAACTTATGCTACTGCTACTGTGCTAGACACATTCTACACTAAAAATGCATCTGTATGAGGCCAAATAAACGTGTTATATCTGAATGATTCTAGTCTGGCACTGTGTAAACATAGCTCGCAATTCATTTTGCTGTGTTTCATTAACAGCATCAGGCTCTGGACTTTTTTGAACTTTCGCCACAGCAAAATTTATACCTTGAGTAAGTCCGGCCTGCGTCATGCTAGCCACTTGCACTACAGAGCTCTTAATCTTAGCAAAGGGGGAGACCACACGGCTTCCATTACTGTCTGCTGGAGAAGGTCCTAGACTCCCTTCCATGACGGAGCCAAGGCTTTTTTGGGAGCTACATGATGCGGCAGAACCTGGAGGCTGGACAGTGAGGAGTTTTCCTGCTGAGGCAGAAGGCTCTACATCAAGCTGAGATGGACGAGGAATTTGCTGCTGCTGGGGGTTTGATGTTTCTGGCTTTGAGCCTGAAGCTGGAGGAGCTTTGAGACCCTCAGATACTTGTGGGTTTGTTGGCAGGGCTGGGCGTTCTTCGAAGACTTCTACTGGTTTGGTCTGGGCATCCTGGACAAACTGGTGGCAGTAAGCATCAATTGGTGTTCCAAAGTCAATCAAGATGGCCTCCTCTGCTTCTGAGGCTGTGCCAGGGGACTGAGAGTTTGTTTCAACAAACAAGCTATCCCCTACCTTGTTCTCACAACTTGTGACACGGATAATAGAGGGCACAGCAATTTCAACACTTCCAATGGACTGGGATCGGCTGGAAAGTCGAGGTGCAGATGCTACAATTCCACAACTGGGAAGAACATAGTCAACATTCTCCAGGGATCCTGAGCAAGGCTGCTCATCTGAGTTACAAGAGTCAGAGTCGTCTGAGATCTCTAGATCTGACCGGTCATTACAAAGGTCTTTCATAGCTCCAGGGCCTGGATTACCATCAGATGTCTCCAAACTGCTGTCTGATTTCCAAAGGTTCACCCTCATGTTGGGCTTTAAGAAGTTTACTTTCATCTCTAGTCTGCCTAAAGGCTTGAAGTTTCCCATGTTTACATTAGTTTTTGTCTGCTTTACTTTCTGATTTAAGGATGAGAATTTGTTCATGAAGAAACTTTTGCCCTGAGCTAAGCCTGAGCCAAGTACTGGCTCAGTGGCTTTTCCCTGTATACCATGGATGTCCTCATGAGGTTTGCTGTGCTTCCttgaaaaaaagtcaaaagtaaaacaaataagaaagtCTACGTCAGAAAACACTGGTGCTACTGCTGTTGTTACCACAGAATTATTGTGAAAACAGAAGTCTTTTTacctttctaatttcttctcAATGACTTGCAAGTCAAGACCCATCGCTTGTTTAGTTATGCGGAGCATCTCTGCTATACACTGCAGGGTGTCTGAAATGTAAACCAAATGGCAAATACATCTGAAAACTAAACacttattacaaacacacattcatggtacattttatacatttataataatctgCATTAGTTCTAGACTATAATGTATCATCTAAAAAATGGTCTTGTACCTTTTCCATCATCTTCTGGGTTCCTTGTGACGGCTCTCAGAGTGTGGAAATAGCCACTAGTCTCCCCATTTTTATAATGCAGTCGCATGCAGGAGTATTTGGGTTTGCCAAAGAGAGTGGGCTCAGGGCCTAAAGCCAAATATTAGGACATCAGATAAACTAATTATAGATCATGCCATGATGAAAGCATGCCAGTCAGAGTGGCTTGTGctgcacaatttaaaaaaaaaacaaaatcaaatagaTTCTCCTGTAAACACCTACCTATTTCAATTTTTTCCAAGCCTTCTAAACCCAGACGCTGGTACTGGTTAACTTTATCTGTCTCCTCATCATAGCTGAAAAGAGGCAGAAGAGAGATGAGACTTTTTGGCTAAAAACTCTGGCAAAATATCAATCATTAGGAAAATGTAAACACTTACTAAGCAACATAATATGCGCAGTTGGACAGCAGTAACAGAACGTCCACATCTTTGTGTGTGGCATCTATCAGACTATTGGGAAACAGCAAAAAGACAGTCAAGTCAAAAAATTGTTTGGATTTCCCTCCATAAAACCTACACCAATTATGCATAAAAACGGAAACCATTCATATCCAGTGTCCAAACAATTCACAACTCACAGTGTAATGAGAAAGAACCCATTTATAAGACCATATTATGACCTGAGATATAgttaacacaaacaaatatattctCCAGTAAGAATCTCATGTCATAATATGGGTTAATAACATGAATAGAAGTGCCGACCAGCCTGACCAGCATTTGTTAGGCTTTTAAAATCATTAGACATTATTAGGACCAAAAGACATAAAAATTTAGAAAATGTAACTCCGCCACCCAAGGCAGTTGTTAAAATACAGGAAATACATGAGTACAAGTACCTTTTTGCCATTGCCAATAGACTGAAAAAGAGTACACAAAAGTGCATTCACGTTGACATTCAGTAAACATTTCAATTCCTTCAGGACCTGTTTTGTCCCAAATAATGCTAAATTCCACATTGTTGTTTTGGATATTATTCTGGATACAAACATCCTTCCCAAACCTCATTTGTGAATTTTAACACtgatttaaaaggaaaaattttttttagatagatATTGTCTGgcctcctgtttttgtttttttccaaaacaatgTAGGGctatgaaaggaaaaaaaggcatAAGTAATCTTGTGATAAATAAGAGTGCTTGATTTACCTGGGGTCACAGTTAATAAGGGCCCAGCCTCCATGGAACTTCTCATCGTCTAGCAGCAGTAGCTGCATGTACGTCTGGAGGAGGAGGCTGACCTGTTCCTGTGCTCCTCTctggctctctttctctttctcctcatgctctttctctttgctgaaGATAGAATACAAGTCCTCTGTCACAGGGAGCCCCATCATAAGATCTGCGGAGTAAAAAACGATGTGGAGATGTCCAGATCACGGCCAGATATACAAATTCAAGTCAACCAGTTAgataagtgtatttttattctcaCCGATGACAGACTGTCTGTATGCATCACGGAATCGATTTAAATAGTAGCGATTGGCTGAGTTCACTCCATCTTTCATCACACCAGCTAGTTTCCTTTCTCCAGTGCGTGTGAAATCACCCTACACAATAGTgtttaaacaccaaaaaaacCTCCAGTAAGATGCCGGTGGCTAGACATATCAAATAACACATTCATGAAGTAAACCTCATTGCAATCAACTTGCAAATGGAAAACTGTTAGCTTCATAAATAGGACAGGCCTGAGTTATATACAAAACTTTCCACTTAAACAACATGGCACAGCTTTGATTTCATCAGGACAAAAAATAAGTCAGACAAAATCTTAGACAAGATAACTTTAATTCCCAGTGGAGAGAGCATGTTTCACTAAATTCTCCATCTCCAATCCATGCTTACTCTCGATCTCTCCCGCTCTCACCCTTCTCcatgtatctctctcttatCATGATGCTATCAGAAAGTATTCAAATATGATCATTTTCCATCGtacatcttttttaaaaaccaaattacatcacaaatacatttataaagtttaaaaatgagtgTTTTAGGTAAAAATATTGTGTTTACTTTGACTGTATTTCTATGTTTATgctgtattttaaatgatttgcatATATAGCATTGGGGTcagataaacacagagacagtcCACATAAACCTGGTGACTCACATCCAGTCATCCCTGTGAGTTACCTTTAAAGCTGCTGTGCCAGCGTACTGGCGGCTGATAGTGTCTCCATTGTTGGCCCACATCATCTGGTAGATCCTGTAACATTTGAGGGGAAGCAGCTGTTCCGGGGGCATCACCCCCAGTTTCTTCAACTAGAACGGCAACAAAATACTCTTACGAACATGTAAAGAGCAGCATGGTTCAAGAGAATCACGGGTACATCACTGAAGGATGGGTATTACATTCAGTGTAGCACTGGACACAGTTATACCACCATAACACAATAGTTTTACATACCTGCTTTTCCATGACCACCCGCGCAATGGCCGCTTGAACTACATTAGTCCTGTCCAGGCAGTCCATGCAGTTAATTCGAAATATGCCATCTTGTGTACATATGACTCCTGCTTGGTCCACCCTAAAGGAGATACATAATCAGCACACTAGTTCATTAGGAGACAGATATATTGATTTATACACACGATTCTGTATGGTGATCCCTTTCTGCTTGCATTACCTATTTAGGATGGGATCTATAATACTACTTGACTTGAGACAACAAATAGcattcaatatacagtatgctacaCTGTCACAAAATCAAAACCAAATAAATAGTCATCatttaagtttagggttaattTCAGTTCAACTGGACACACATGTTCAACAAGTTCACcaatacagaaatattaacattaactatgtataaaaaaacatttttaatatttccttTCATACATGTTTTACAtaggcaataaaaaaaaactatttcaatTCCATAGGCActttaaaaggttaaaaatgtATACTGACCATCCCCATCGCATGTCTGTGATGATGTCAGAGATGGCGTCTGTGAGTGTCTGGACATTCTCAAACTTCATGCCTCGACTGAAAAATGATCCCAAATTCCTTTACTTTTTGATTAACTAAACACATTTTTTCAAATAATCCTAATCTAGTCCATGCTGCTACAATACAAtcataaaagaaatacattgccctgcctttaaaaaaaaacgtttttttccACTGCTGCTTAGAATAACGTAGAAAAGCAATAAGTAATATGTATTCTCACCAGTGCTCATGAAAGTCGAACGAGACATAGGTTAAGTTGGGGTTGTTAAAGAGCAGCACCTGTTTAATGTATGCATCCCCAATCAACTTCTCACGACCATTTTGGTCGACCAGATTGATCACGACCTAGcgaaataaatagaatttatatCACATCAGTATTATATCATATATCCTGTTTCATAAGTTCACTGTGAATACACAGTGTGAATAATACAGTGGGTACTGAAAACTGTGTGTAATTTCACGTCAGTTGCATTATTTCTCTCCTTTAATTTTGCTAAAAGGTATCTTCATCCCTTCTCCTCTTTCTGACACCATTTTCCATCAGCAGACCTTACCagttttttataaattttaactTGCTCCTCAAAGTGCAAAGCGAAATAGGGAGTGGTTTCTTTTTCCCCTGGAAAACaattggaaataaaaacaagaaatgttTCTCAGATGAAGTGTTTAGTGTAACAGGACTAATGCAATTAAtcaaggatttaaaaaaaaaagtttctactAACATAAGTTTTatgtttgcattttatttacctGCTACTATTTATTTACTATGAATTTCACACTAGGCTTTATTGTTTCATGGTAGCCTGATAACTGAACATCCATACCATACCTTTCTCTAGACGTGGTCTGGGATTGTAGCGATACCCAGCTTGGCTCCAAAACACTGGGACAGAGCCTCGTATCTGCACAAATGACAGCGTGTGATTATGCACGTGGATCAGCTGCTCTGTCTCCACATAGTTGGCCACATGGCCTTCTTCATCTACCCCTCTCCGTTTGTAGCGCATGCCTTAAACAAGAAAGCTCAGGTTACACACGATCACCTTACAGTCCTTACAGATCGAAAGTGTCAGGAGCACCAGATCTGAGCCAGaagttttatttcacatttaaatgtcacacttaaaaatgtgttttaccAGCACGGTGACGGCTGCGTCTGGAAATAAGAGCCACTGTAAAGCGTGGGTGAATGTCATCCACACAGGTGTGTTGCTCTTGCAGTGGTGTCTCTGGGCTGCTTTTTTCCTCATCTGAGCCCTCGTTGTAGTTCACCACCAGCTCCTCTACCTGCACAAAGCCTTGGATTATGGGCACCACCCAAAAGTCCACATCAGGAACCTGTAATATATGTGCATTTGCATTCAGTGTTTGGCCTTTAGATTTTTGTTGCATTGCAAAGGTGTATTCTAACTATGGTGTGCATTTAAATGTGCTATTTTGCACCTGTAGGTTAACTAGATCTTGTAGCATGTGTTTATTCCAGAAGAATCGGTCATCAACCTGTAGaaatacatttatagcattaCTTAAAGCACAGGAGcagtttaaagtgttaaagCAGTTatccagcagcacagtgcacaaaatcatgcaaatacaggtcaagagcttcatttAGTGTTTACATGaaacataaaaatgtgaaaaagctGTGATCTCTATGGGCATGGTTGTTGGttccagatgggctggtttgagaaactgctgatcttaaCAGTTAAAGATTAGAAgggaaacataaataaataataaaccaccCGGTCTTTTTTCAAGTCATCAATTGTGTCTTGTGGGTGAGTTAGAATGGTAATACTAACCTTTAGTGTTAAATGTGGCATACACTGACTACAGACTcacaggaaaaaaaggaaatacaaaGATAAAACATGGAAGCTCTTATCTCACTTGTACATATagtactttcattcattcattcattttctaccgcttatccgaactacctcgggtcacggggcatATAGTACTTTGAATGTGGAAAATCTAGCGCTATTTCAGAGTATTTATGAGTGTATGGTGTGTAATGTGGAACATCCTGGCATTGTCCGGGACAAAGAGGCCACTCACCCGTTTCCATAGGGGCAGATCAGACTTGCCTGAGGCTCCCTGTCTTTGTACAGTATTTGTAAGATCATAAGTGAGGCTGTAGTAAAAGGAATCAGAGTCCATGAATATCTTATAGAGCTCATCAAGTAGTCTCTTCTCCAAACGCtccttttctttattctctttgaCCTGaaaacataagcacataaattgtttaaagttaaataaaaatagaaataaacacgGGTTGTACAATAGGTTTGTGAACTGGTTAATGCAATATTGTTACTACTGTTAAAGAAGACAAGGAGGTCGACTGGATAAGTGGCTAAAATGAAACATCTCTATTTGTTCACACTTTTCAAAATGTGCAGTTCAGAggcaaacagaaagaaatacaaT
The Tachysurus vachellii isolate PV-2020 chromosome 6, HZAU_Pvac_v1, whole genome shotgun sequence genome window above contains:
- the inpp5f gene encoding phosphatidylinositide phosphatase SAC2 codes for the protein MELFQAKDHYILQSGDNALWCSRKDGSMSVRPATDLLLAWNPICLGLVEGVIGKIQLHADFPLGLILIRQKALVGLLPGEHKVYKITKITVIPLSDDEPQDLELELCKKHHFGINKPEKITQSPDDSKFLMKTLSQIKSNVAVPIKKKVKENKEKERLEKRLLDELYKIFMDSDSFYYSLTYDLTNTVQRQGASGKSDLPLWKRVDDRFFWNKHMLQDLVNLQVPDVDFWVVPIIQGFVQVEELVVNYNEGSDEEKSSPETPLQEQHTCVDDIHPRFTVALISRRSRHRAGMRYKRRGVDEEGHVANYVETEQLIHVHNHTLSFVQIRGSVPVFWSQAGYRYNPRPRLEKGEKETTPYFALHFEEQVKIYKKLVVINLVDQNGREKLIGDAYIKQVLLFNNPNLTYVSFDFHEHCRGMKFENVQTLTDAISDIITDMRWGWVDQAGVICTQDGIFRINCMDCLDRTNVVQAAIARVVMEKQLKKLGVMPPEQLLPLKCYRIYQMMWANNGDTISRQYAGTAALKGDFTRTGERKLAGVMKDGVNSANRYYLNRFRDAYRQSVIDLMMGLPVTEDLYSIFSKEKEHEEKEKESQRGAQEQVSLLLQTYMQLLLLDDEKFHGGWALINCDPSLIDATHKDVDVLLLLSNCAYYVAYYDEETDKVNQYQRLGLEGLEKIEIGPEPTLFGKPKYSCMRLHYKNGETSGYFHTLRAVTRNPEDDGKDTLQCIAEMLRITKQAMGLDLQVIEKKLERKHSKPHEDIHGIQGKATEPVLGSGLAQGKSFFMNKFSSLNQKVKQTKTNVNMGNFKPLGRLEMKVNFLKPNMRVNLWKSDSSLETSDGNPGPGAMKDLCNDRSDLEISDDSDSCNSDEQPCSGSLENVDYVLPSCGIVASAPRLSSRSQSIGSVEIAVPSIIRVTSCENKVGDSLFVETNSQSPGTASEAEEAILIDFGTPIDAYCHQFVQDAQTKPVEVFEERPALPTNPQVSEGLKAPPASGSKPETSNPQQQQIPRPSQLDVEPSASAGKLLTVQPPGSAASCSSQKSLGSVMEGSLGPSPADSNGSRVVSPFAKIKSSVVQVASMTQAGLTQGINFAVAKVQKSPEPDAVNETQQNELRAMFTQCQTRIIQI